A DNA window from Ranitomeya imitator isolate aRanImi1 chromosome 2, aRanImi1.pri, whole genome shotgun sequence contains the following coding sequences:
- the LOC138666020 gene encoding ovostatin-like, whose translation MAVVKARMLSGYSADLTSLNKLVEDKTISKFELSPKGEVIMYMETVQKDLPVEFNMNVLMDQRVLNVKSSSATVYRYYEEVENGYASYELSCTEPKKD comes from the exons ATGGCAGTTGTCAAGGCAAGAATGTTATCTGGCTACAGCGCCGACTTAACGTCTCTTAACAAG TTGGTGGAAGATAAAACTATTTCTAAATTTGAACTGAGCCCTAAAGGAGAAGTCATCATGTACATGGAAACT GTTCAAAAGGATCTGCCTGTTGAATTCAACATGAACGTCTTGATGGACCAGCGTGTCCTGAACGTGAAGAGCAGCTCTGCCACAGTGTATAGATATTACGAAgaag tggaGAATGGATATGCATCTTATGAGTTAAGTTGTACGGAGCCTAAGAAAG